The Synchiropus splendidus isolate RoL2022-P1 chromosome 11, RoL_Sspl_1.0, whole genome shotgun sequence genome contains a region encoding:
- the dlg3 gene encoding disks large homolog 3 isoform X11, translating into MMNSSMSSGSGSLRTSEKRSLYVRALFDYDRTRDSCLPSQGLSFSYGDILHVINASDDEWWQARLVTPHGESEQIGVIPSKKRVEKKERARLKTVKFHARTGMIESNRPVKVKRKKSFNLSRKFPFYKSKENIVQELVESEQCLTSNTSDSESSSKGQEDTILSYEPVIRQEIHYTRPVIILGPMKDRVNDDLISEFPHKFGSCVPHTTRPRRENEMDGQDYHFVASREQMEKDIQDNKFIEAGQFNENLYGTSILSVRTVAERQGKHCILDVSGNAIKRLQQAQLYPIAIFIKPKSIEALMEMNKRQTYEQANKVFDKAVKLEQDFGEFFTAIVQGDSLEEIYNKIKLIIEEQSGPYIWIPSSEKL; encoded by the exons ATGATGAACAGCAGCATGAGCTCGGGGTCAGGCTCCCTGCGCACCAGCGAGAAACGCTCCCTCTATGTCAG agCTTTGTTTGATTATGACCGGACGAGGGACAGCTGCCTGCCCAGCCAAGGCCTGAGTTTCTCCTACGGGGACATCCTTCACGTCATAAACGCCTCCGACGACGAGTGGTGGCAGGCAAGGCTGGTGACGCCACACGGCGAGAGCGAGCAGATCGGAGTCATCCCTAGCAAGAAACG agtggagaagaaggagcGGGCCAGGTTAAAAACAGTCAAGTTCCACGCCAGGACAGGCATGATCGAGTCGAACAGG CCAGTCAAAGTAAAGCGCAAAAAAAGCTTCAACCTCTCTCGCAAGTTCCCGTTTTACAAGAGCAAGGAAAATATTGTGCAGGAGTTGGTGGAGTCGGAAC AATGTCTGACGTCCAACACCAGCGACAGTGAAAGTAGTTCAA AGGGCCAGGAAGATACGATCCTCTCCTATGAGCCAGTTATTCGACAAGAAA TCCACTACACAAGACCTGTGATCATTCTGGGCCCCATGAAGGACCGAGTAAATGACGACCTCATCTCCGAGTTTCCTCACAAGTTTGGCTCCTGTGTCCCCC ACACGACCCGTCCCAGGAGAGAGAACGAGATGGACGGTCAGGACTACCACTTTGTGGCCTCACGGGAGCAGATGGAGAAGGACATTCAAGATAACAAATTCATTGAGGCGGGACAATTCAACGAGAACCTCTATGGGACCAGCATCCTGTCTGTCAGGACTGTGGCCGAGCGG CAGGGGAAACACTGCATCCTGGACGTGTCCGGTAATGCCATCAAGCGACTGCAGCAAGCACAACTTTACCCCATTGCCATCTTTATTAAACCAAAATCCATTGAAGCGCTAAT GGAGATGAACAAGAGGCAGACGTACGAGCAGGCGAATAAAGTCTTCGACAAGGCAGTGAAGCTGGAGCAAGATTTTGGGGAATTTTTCACAG cTATTGTACAGGGTGACTCACTAGAGGAGATCTACAACAAAATCAAGCTCATCATCGAGGAGCAGTCCGGCCCCTACATCTGGATCCCGTCCTCAGAGAAGCTCTGA
- the tex11 gene encoding testis-expressed protein 11 — protein METTVSTVKYLTECLLKQRMDISEVIEKLFSEVMVLENHPTIQDPQLEECALALWNWSVTSRGNTMLTKIQRAKVMSFIVSHVACTLIFCCETDCPAEGSMRARILMSSKTGRLWLDCKDPQMADKLFRLATKSLESLYNQLISRGDASGDKCDYKVDVEKDLLRVLSYQAESAVSQEQNQEAVMLMQRCKDMLLRVPKETTYLSLMCYNFGVEMYYRKQFDCSASWLGQSYDIGKMNGKFALDAETQAKVLRLLATVYFEWDCQKYHEKALEAVTQANKECVSSSGLYLKIQILLKANIPDDHIKAGLKEMLESKVSLEICLRTVKLLMSEDREVLAFEFLKHVCQHFESSPDLGTALVLHIELLLQRGKELLGKQKIEDVITGHHTGRKLTLRALTSLHVMLWDKASINYEAGNYSDALLWYNYSLSFYKAGLMDSNLAKLQRNRTSCFLHLKQLEKAKDAIKEAERCEPDNIFTHFIVYKIAVLENDVEKATQAITRMGLQSKDSQASKDSILVSTVAASNLLSLAAQIALENGQEDTATKALESLCEHSNDDDQVLTALRCLVRLVLSKIEKSSDETGTENVDVLLPYLKMAFQRMSHQSCLTAEQCIEKANWFRKMAWNMALQCKTRPDSMRDFFVLAYQFFQMCPPDRVRLEGQRTSLLMAAAACLESCRISPHEDKTQDLTQALKHIQLCSEICKTLRASGSSSNDTVESLLLMYEFAVRSKLNDPEVATVLESVLELEKVEPKVLETIAGLAMEPPAHLPLLCKKALRVALALHMKQPQPDLEHCRKYIHSLIKLSLPSGVSEVDAHVLEEVWGYYEEALSIITVEENFPEMEILWLLIQAWNTGIHLYSLTQYPEAEQWCGLAMRFIRHLGPSQESYKSKMSGLYSEILERLDKTKRV, from the exons ATGGAAACTACCGTGTCAACAGTCAAGT ACCTGACAGAGTGCCTGCTGAAACAGAGAATGGATATCAGTGAGGTGATAGAGAAGCTCTTCTCAGAGGTGATGGTCCTGGAGAATCACCCCACAATACAGGATCCGCAG CTTGAAGAATGTGCTTTAGCCTTGTGGAATTGGTCAGTTACCTCGAGAGGGAACACCATGTTGACCAAGATTCAAAGGGCCAAAG TTATGTCTTTCATAGTGAGCCATGTTGCCTGCACGCTTATATTCTGCTGTGAAACTGATtgcccagcagagggcagcatgCGTGCTCGGATACTG ATGTCCAGCAAGACTGGGAGACTCTGGCTGGATTGTAAAGATCCTCAAATGGCCGATAAGTTATTTAGGCTTGCCACAAAG AGCCTGGAATCTCTCTACAACCAACTCATATCACGAGGTGATGCATCAGGAGATAAGTGCGATTACAAAGTCGATGTGGAAAAGGATCTGCTCCGAGTTCTCTCCTACCAGGCAGAATCG GCCGTAAGTCAAGAGCAAAACCAAGAAGCTGTGATGCTAATGCAACGCTGCAAAGATATGCTGCTTCGAGTGCCaaaagaa ACCACGTACCTTTCGCTGATGTGCTACAACTTTGGAGTTGAGATGTACTATCGAAAACAGTTTGACTGCAGTGCGTCATGGCTGGG tcAGAGCTATGACATTGGGAAGATGAATGGTAAATTTGCTCTTGATGCAGAAACACAG GCCAAAGTCTTGCGTCTTCTTGCCACAGTTTACTTTGAATGGGATTGCCAGAAATACCATGAAAAGGCACTTGAGGCTGTCACTCAAGCCAACAAG GAGTGTGTGAGCAGCTCTGGGTTGTACTTGAAGATTCAGATTCTTCTGAAAGCCAACATTCCAGATGATCATATCAAAGCTG GATTGAAAGAAATGCTGGAATCTAAAGTTTCTCTTGAGATTTGTTTGCGAACGGTCAAACTGCTCATGTCAGAAGACAG AGAAGTGCTGGCTTTTGAGTTTTTGAAACATGTGTGTCAGCACTTTGAATCGTCCCCTGACCTGGGAACTGCCCTAGTTTTGCACATCGAGCTTCTTCTTCAGAGGGGCAAAGAGCTTCTGGGAAAGCAGAAGATTGAAGATGTCATTACTG GGCACCACACTGGTAGGAAACTGACCCTTAGGGCTCTCACAAGTCTGCATGTCATGCTGTGGGACAAAGCGTCAATAAACTATGAG GCCGGAAACTACTCTGACGCTCTGCTGTGGTACAACTACTCCCTGAGCTTTTACAAGGCAGGACTGATGGATTCCAACTTGGCTAAATTGCAAAGGAACagaacttcctgtttcctgcatCTGAAGCAGCTCGAGAAG GCCAAAGATGCGATCAAAGAAGCTGAGAGGTGTGAACCTGACAACATTTTCactcattttattgtttataaGATTGCTGTCCTGGAGAATGATGTGGAAAAGG CCACCCAAGCCATCACCAGAATGGGACTTCAGTCAAAGGATTCACAGGCCAGTAAGGACAGCATACTGGTGTCCACAGTTGCTGCTTCGAATCTTCTCAGTCTTGCGGCTCAGATTGCTTTGGAG AATGGACAAGAAGACACTGCAACAAAAGCCCTGGAGAGTTTGTGTGAACATTCCAATGACGATGATCAAGTCTTAACTGCTCTCAG GTGTTTGGTGCGACTGGTGCTCTCCAAAATAGAAAAATCCAGTGATGAAACGGG GACCGAGAATGTCGATGTTCTGTTGCCGTATTTAAAAATGG CTTTTCAGAGAATGTCCCATCAGTCCTGCCTGACTGCTGAGCAGTGCATAGAGAAGGCAAATTGGTTCAGAAAGATGG cgtgGAACATGGCACTGCAGTGCAAGACTCGCCCTGACAGCATGAGGGATTTCTTCGTGCTCGCTTACCAG TTCTTCCAGATGTGTCCTCCTGATCGCGTCAGGCTGGAGGGTCAGAGGACGTCTCTGCTGATGGCTGCTGCCGCCTGCCTGGAGTCCTGTCGCATTTCTCCACATGAGGACAAG ACTCAAGATCTGACTCAGGCTTTGAAACACATTCAGCTTTGTTCAGAAATCTGCAAAACTCTCAGAGCGTCAG GGAGTTCCTCAAACGACACCGTCGAGTCGCTGCTGCTGATGTACGAGTTTGCAGTTCGCTCCAAACTGAATGATCCTGAAGTGGCCACAGTGCTGGAGTCAGTGCTGGAGCTCGAAAAAGTGGAACCCAAAGTGCTGGAGACCATCGCAG GTCTGGCCATGGAGCCCCCCGCCCACCTCCCCCTTCTGTGCAAGAAGGCACTGAGAGTCGCACTTGCTTTGCACATGAAACAACCTCAGCCCGACCTGGAGCACTGCAG GAAGTACATCCACAGTCTAATCAAACTGTCCCTGCCGAGCGGCGTGTCGGAGGTGGATGCCCATGTTCTGGAGGAGGTGTGGGGCTACTACGAGGAGGCCCTGTCAATCATCACAGTGGAA GAAAACTTCCCTGAGATGGAGATTCTGTGGCTGCTGATACAGGCGTGGAACACAGGAATACATCTGTACTCGCTGACACAGTATCCTGAGGCGGAGCAGTGGTGCGGACTTGCCATGAGATTCATCCGCCACCTGGGACCTTCACAGGAGAGCTACAAGAGCAAG ATGTCTGGCCTCTACAGTGAGATCCTGGAGCGGCTGGACAAAACCAAACGGGTCTGA